A single genomic interval of Octopus bimaculoides isolate UCB-OBI-ISO-001 chromosome 22, ASM119413v2, whole genome shotgun sequence harbors:
- the LOC106867761 gene encoding manganese-dependent ADP-ribose/CDP-alcohol diphosphatase isoform X1, producing MVIVQVHWLLTVRQNLLKQIFSVWKPLSSPALTSMPNMVLLSFGIITDIQYADREDGYDFFKINKRHFRASLEQTSKAINYWMQSANEVSFILQLGDLLDGYNKRNNQRDRALACMKKAFSKFPRNVYHVWGNHEFYNFTHEELLNSILNSSLNKACKNIPGRGYYSFTPHKSLKFLILDCYAVNMIDQLCPNYQEAKEMFKVNTNKDINCSDGLDDSTCMVVAYNGAIGKAQMEWISASLQQAEELHQNVVICGHCPVYIKSCNIKSLCWDSAAILKLISSFNCVLAYFAGHEHQGGFAIDPKGIYHITFPGVIETSPDTSCFATVELHPRTLQVCGQGKIQNYSIPLRYEVKT from the exons ATGGTGATTGTTCAAGTCCACTGGTTATTAACA gtcagacaaaacttgttgaagcagattttcagcGTTTGGAAGCCTCTCTCGTCACCAGCCCTTACCTCAA TGCCAAATATGGTTCTTCTGTCATTCGGTATAATCACAGACATTCAGTATGCAGACAGAGAGGATGGCTACGACTTTTTTAAAATCAACAAACGGCATTTTCGTGCCTCATTGGAACAGACAAGCAAAGCTATCAACTACTGGATGCAGTCCGCCAACGAGGTATCATTTATCCTACAGCTTGGTGACCTCTTAGATGGCTACAACAAACGGAACAACCAAAGAGATCGTGCTTTAGCATGCATGAAAAAAGCATTTTCTAAATTCCCCAGAAATGTCTACCATGTTTGGGGAAATCATGAATTCTATAATTTTACCCACGAAGAACTTCTCAACTCTATACTGAACAGTTCTTTAAACAAGGCTTGTAAAAATATTCCTGGTAGAGGCTATTATTCTTTCACACCACACAAGTCCTTGAAATTCCTTATTCTTGATTGTTATGCTGTCAATATGATTGACCAGTTGTGTCCAAATTACCAAGAGGCAAAGGAAATGTTTAAAGTGAACACAAACAAAGACATCAATTGTTCAGATGGTCTTGATGATTCCACGTGCATGGTTGTTGCATATAATGGTGCCATCGGAAAAGCCCAGATGGAATGGATATCTGCATCTCTGCAACAGGCTGAAGAACTGCATCAAAACGTTGTGATCTGTG GCCACTGTCCAGTTTACATCAAGTCTTGCAACATTAAAAGTCTCTGCTGGGATTCTGCTGCCATCCTCAAGTTAATCTCCAGCTTCAATTGTGTGCTGGCTTATTTTGCCGGGCATGAGCACCAGGGTGGCTTTGCCATCGATCCTAAAGGTATCTACCACATCACATTCCCTGGAGTTATCGAAACCTCACCAGACACTAGCTGCTTTGCCACAGTCGAATTACACCCACGCACATTACAGGTATGCGGTCAAGGCAAAATCCAGAACTATTCTATACCTCTTCGATATGAAGTTAAAACATAG
- the LOC106867761 gene encoding manganese-dependent ADP-ribose/CDP-alcohol diphosphatase isoform X2 — MDSENKQETEFNTQECSILYSAKLLPNMVLLSFGIITDIQYADREDGYDFFKINKRHFRASLEQTSKAINYWMQSANEVSFILQLGDLLDGYNKRNNQRDRALACMKKAFSKFPRNVYHVWGNHEFYNFTHEELLNSILNSSLNKACKNIPGRGYYSFTPHKSLKFLILDCYAVNMIDQLCPNYQEAKEMFKVNTNKDINCSDGLDDSTCMVVAYNGAIGKAQMEWISASLQQAEELHQNVVICGHCPVYIKSCNIKSLCWDSAAILKLISSFNCVLAYFAGHEHQGGFAIDPKGIYHITFPGVIETSPDTSCFATVELHPRTLQVCGQGKIQNYSIPLRYEVKT, encoded by the exons ATGGATAGcgagaacaaacaagaaacagaatTCAATACACAAGAATGTTCCATTCTTTATTCGGCTAAATTAt TGCCAAATATGGTTCTTCTGTCATTCGGTATAATCACAGACATTCAGTATGCAGACAGAGAGGATGGCTACGACTTTTTTAAAATCAACAAACGGCATTTTCGTGCCTCATTGGAACAGACAAGCAAAGCTATCAACTACTGGATGCAGTCCGCCAACGAGGTATCATTTATCCTACAGCTTGGTGACCTCTTAGATGGCTACAACAAACGGAACAACCAAAGAGATCGTGCTTTAGCATGCATGAAAAAAGCATTTTCTAAATTCCCCAGAAATGTCTACCATGTTTGGGGAAATCATGAATTCTATAATTTTACCCACGAAGAACTTCTCAACTCTATACTGAACAGTTCTTTAAACAAGGCTTGTAAAAATATTCCTGGTAGAGGCTATTATTCTTTCACACCACACAAGTCCTTGAAATTCCTTATTCTTGATTGTTATGCTGTCAATATGATTGACCAGTTGTGTCCAAATTACCAAGAGGCAAAGGAAATGTTTAAAGTGAACACAAACAAAGACATCAATTGTTCAGATGGTCTTGATGATTCCACGTGCATGGTTGTTGCATATAATGGTGCCATCGGAAAAGCCCAGATGGAATGGATATCTGCATCTCTGCAACAGGCTGAAGAACTGCATCAAAACGTTGTGATCTGTG GCCACTGTCCAGTTTACATCAAGTCTTGCAACATTAAAAGTCTCTGCTGGGATTCTGCTGCCATCCTCAAGTTAATCTCCAGCTTCAATTGTGTGCTGGCTTATTTTGCCGGGCATGAGCACCAGGGTGGCTTTGCCATCGATCCTAAAGGTATCTACCACATCACATTCCCTGGAGTTATCGAAACCTCACCAGACACTAGCTGCTTTGCCACAGTCGAATTACACCCACGCACATTACAGGTATGCGGTCAAGGCAAAATCCAGAACTATTCTATACCTCTTCGATATGAAGTTAAAACATAG
- the LOC106867761 gene encoding manganese-dependent ADP-ribose/CDP-alcohol diphosphatase isoform X5, translated as MVLLSFGIITDIQYADREDGYDFFKINKRHFRASLEQTSKAINYWMQSANEVSFILQLGDLLDGYNKRNNQRDRALACMKKAFSKFPRNVYHVWGNHEFYNFTHEELLNSILNSSLNKACKNIPGRGYYSFTPHKSLKFLILDCYAVNMIDQLCPNYQEAKEMFKVNTNKDINCSDGLDDSTCMVVAYNGAIGKAQMEWISASLQQAEELHQNVVICGHCPVYIKSCNIKSLCWDSAAILKLISSFNCVLAYFAGHEHQGGFAIDPKGIYHITFPGVIETSPDTSCFATVELHPRTLQVCGQGKIQNYSIPLRYEVKT; from the exons ATGGTTCTTCTGTCATTCGGTATAATCACAGACATTCAGTATGCAGACAGAGAGGATGGCTACGACTTTTTTAAAATCAACAAACGGCATTTTCGTGCCTCATTGGAACAGACAAGCAAAGCTATCAACTACTGGATGCAGTCCGCCAACGAGGTATCATTTATCCTACAGCTTGGTGACCTCTTAGATGGCTACAACAAACGGAACAACCAAAGAGATCGTGCTTTAGCATGCATGAAAAAAGCATTTTCTAAATTCCCCAGAAATGTCTACCATGTTTGGGGAAATCATGAATTCTATAATTTTACCCACGAAGAACTTCTCAACTCTATACTGAACAGTTCTTTAAACAAGGCTTGTAAAAATATTCCTGGTAGAGGCTATTATTCTTTCACACCACACAAGTCCTTGAAATTCCTTATTCTTGATTGTTATGCTGTCAATATGATTGACCAGTTGTGTCCAAATTACCAAGAGGCAAAGGAAATGTTTAAAGTGAACACAAACAAAGACATCAATTGTTCAGATGGTCTTGATGATTCCACGTGCATGGTTGTTGCATATAATGGTGCCATCGGAAAAGCCCAGATGGAATGGATATCTGCATCTCTGCAACAGGCTGAAGAACTGCATCAAAACGTTGTGATCTGTG GCCACTGTCCAGTTTACATCAAGTCTTGCAACATTAAAAGTCTCTGCTGGGATTCTGCTGCCATCCTCAAGTTAATCTCCAGCTTCAATTGTGTGCTGGCTTATTTTGCCGGGCATGAGCACCAGGGTGGCTTTGCCATCGATCCTAAAGGTATCTACCACATCACATTCCCTGGAGTTATCGAAACCTCACCAGACACTAGCTGCTTTGCCACAGTCGAATTACACCCACGCACATTACAGGTATGCGGTCAAGGCAAAATCCAGAACTATTCTATACCTCTTCGATATGAAGTTAAAACATAG
- the LOC106867761 gene encoding manganese-dependent ADP-ribose/CDP-alcohol diphosphatase isoform X4 has translation MPNMVLLSFGIITDIQYADREDGYDFFKINKRHFRASLEQTSKAINYWMQSANEVSFILQLGDLLDGYNKRNNQRDRALACMKKAFSKFPRNVYHVWGNHEFYNFTHEELLNSILNSSLNKACKNIPGRGYYSFTPHKSLKFLILDCYAVNMIDQLCPNYQEAKEMFKVNTNKDINCSDGLDDSTCMVVAYNGAIGKAQMEWISASLQQAEELHQNVVICGHCPVYIKSCNIKSLCWDSAAILKLISSFNCVLAYFAGHEHQGGFAIDPKGIYHITFPGVIETSPDTSCFATVELHPRTLQVCGQGKIQNYSIPLRYEVKT, from the exons A TGCCAAATATGGTTCTTCTGTCATTCGGTATAATCACAGACATTCAGTATGCAGACAGAGAGGATGGCTACGACTTTTTTAAAATCAACAAACGGCATTTTCGTGCCTCATTGGAACAGACAAGCAAAGCTATCAACTACTGGATGCAGTCCGCCAACGAGGTATCATTTATCCTACAGCTTGGTGACCTCTTAGATGGCTACAACAAACGGAACAACCAAAGAGATCGTGCTTTAGCATGCATGAAAAAAGCATTTTCTAAATTCCCCAGAAATGTCTACCATGTTTGGGGAAATCATGAATTCTATAATTTTACCCACGAAGAACTTCTCAACTCTATACTGAACAGTTCTTTAAACAAGGCTTGTAAAAATATTCCTGGTAGAGGCTATTATTCTTTCACACCACACAAGTCCTTGAAATTCCTTATTCTTGATTGTTATGCTGTCAATATGATTGACCAGTTGTGTCCAAATTACCAAGAGGCAAAGGAAATGTTTAAAGTGAACACAAACAAAGACATCAATTGTTCAGATGGTCTTGATGATTCCACGTGCATGGTTGTTGCATATAATGGTGCCATCGGAAAAGCCCAGATGGAATGGATATCTGCATCTCTGCAACAGGCTGAAGAACTGCATCAAAACGTTGTGATCTGTG GCCACTGTCCAGTTTACATCAAGTCTTGCAACATTAAAAGTCTCTGCTGGGATTCTGCTGCCATCCTCAAGTTAATCTCCAGCTTCAATTGTGTGCTGGCTTATTTTGCCGGGCATGAGCACCAGGGTGGCTTTGCCATCGATCCTAAAGGTATCTACCACATCACATTCCCTGGAGTTATCGAAACCTCACCAGACACTAGCTGCTTTGCCACAGTCGAATTACACCCACGCACATTACAGGTATGCGGTCAAGGCAAAATCCAGAACTATTCTATACCTCTTCGATATGAAGTTAAAACATAG
- the LOC106867754 gene encoding protein O-mannosyl-transferase 1 codes for MSATVEGNTERYKQLQNIKTKSCALPKERDQGDGAPEGKSTKKEQKPFSVKLELDLVQIFLFIGALATRTWQIELPRAVVFDELHFAKFVSLYLQNIFFFDIHPPLGKLLLTLAGHYTGFQGNLSFDRIGTEYPSTVPVSQLRLLPAILGSLLVPLVYQIVVELHLSRWAALLAASFVLFDNAILVQSRFILMEGMLLFFIALALLCFLKFHHMPEQEFRLQWWLWLTITGLSLTCAFSIKYIGMMTFILVLLSIFKDYWLMLADILKSDLCLIQHFFARFMCLCIIPAFLYIGIFFIHLSILTKAGPHDNVMTSAFQASLEGGLAALTKGQPLNVAYGSQITLRYNNNPSPGRPCWLHSHPHVYPIRYVDGRGSSHQQQVTCYIFKDLYNWWIIKHPNSNTLMVNDPPQPVKHGDLIQLVHGLTGRALNSHDVAAPMSPQNQEVSCYIDYNVSMPSQNLWRVELVNRDSDQDNWQTINSLLRLHHVNTSQALKVSGKQLPEWGFHQLEVVTDRIAEQDPTIWNVEEHRYTKASGKEGQTRELSEAEMIPSEPTRLSLWAKFWELQVKMISSNHDVDLEHKYSSGPLEWPLMDKNVAYWISPNTNAQIHLLGNIFIWYLCTASLFGYLSLWIFYMLRRRRCLFDLNEVEWDQFTFTGQLLIGGFLFHYLPHFVTDRTLFLHHYLPAFLFQVITCAALFDHFILISARFVPYLSSFVKYLIVLLVLVALGVFLYFSAFSYGNIPLTAADIQQMSWKDSWDFLVRVKLR; via the exons ATGTCTGCGACTGTGGAGGGAAATACAGAACGGTACAAACAGTTGCAAAACATAAAAACCAAGTCTTGTGCCTTACCCAAAGAACGTGACCAG GGTGATGGGGCTCCTGAGGGGAAGTCtacaaagaaagaacagaaaccaTTCTCTGTCAAGTTGGAACTAGATTTGGTCCAGATTTTCTTATTCATTGGTGCTTTGGCTACAAGAACATGGCAGATTGAACTTCCTCGTGCTGTTGT gTTTGATGAGCTTCATTTCGCTAAATTCGTTTCATTGTATCTccagaatatatttttcttcgaCATCCATCCTCCCCTGGGGAAGCTGTTGTTAACACTGGCAG GACACTATACAGGATTTCAGGGAAACCTAAGTTTTGATCGGATTGGAACTG AATACCCATCAACAGTCCCAGTCAGCCAGTTGCGATTACTACCAGCTATATTAGGGAGTCTTCTGGTTCCGCTTGTTTACCAAATTGTTGTAGAACTTCATCTCTCTCGATGGGCGGCACTTTTAGCTGCAAGCTTTGTGTTATTTG ACAATGCCATCCTTGTGCAGTCTCGTTTCATCCTGATGGAAGGCATGCTTCTCTTCTTCATAGCATTGGCCCTGCTCTGTTTTCTAAAGTTCCACCACATGCCTGAACA GGAATTTCGTCTTCAGTGGTGGTTATGGTTGACTATAACTGGGCTTTCATTGACGTGTGCATTCAG CATTAAATATATTGGTATGATGACTTTCATCCTTGTGTTGCTGTCAATTTTCAAAGACTATTGGTTAATGTTAGCAGATATTCTCAAATCTGAT TTGTGCCTCATTCAACATTTCTTTGCACGcttcatgtgtctgtgtatcattCCTGCATTCCTCTACATTGGAATATTCTTCATACATCTGAGCATTCTCACCAAAGCTGGACCCCATGATAACGTCATGACCAGTGCGTTTCAGGCTAGCCTTGAG GGTGGTTTGGCAGCACTGACCAAAGGCCAGCCACTAAATGTAGCTTACGGGTCACAAATCACGTTGCGCTACAACAACAATCCATCACCTGGTCGACCTTGCTGGTTACATTCCCACCCACACGTCTACCCGATCCGATATGTAGATGGCCGAGGCAGCAGCCACCAACAACAAGTGACCTGTTACATCTTTAAAGATCTCTACAACTGGTGGATTATTAAACATCCAAACAG CAACACGTTAATGGTAAATGACCCTCCACAGCCAGTGAAACATGGAGACTTAATCCAGTTGGTACATGGATTAACAGGCAGAGCATTAAACAG CCATGATGTAGCAGCACCCATGAGTCCACAGAACCAAGAAGTCTCTTGCTACATCGACTACAATGTATCGATGCCATCACAAAACCTCTGGAGAGTC gAACTTGTGAATCGTGATTCTGACCAAGACAATTGGCAAACCATTAACAGTTTATTGAGGTTACACCATGTCAATACAAGTCAAGCACTTAAG GTGTCTGGCAAGCAGTTACCAGAATGGGGGTTCCATCAGCTGGAAGTGGTCACAGATCGAATCGCAGAACAGGACCCCACTATTTGGAATGTGGAGGAACACCGCTACACCAAAG CTTCTGGTAAAGAAGGACAGACCCGAGAGTTGAGTGAAGCGGAAATGATTCCATCGGAACCGACTCGGTTGTCTTTGTGGGCCAAATTTTGGGAGTTACAG GTGAAAATGATTTCCTCAAATCATGATGTAGATTTGGAACATAAATACAGCTCTGGTCCTTTGGAATGGCCACTTATGGACAAGAATGTTGCTTACTGGATCAGTCCTAATACCAAT gctCAGATTCATCTCCTGGGGAATATTTTCATCTGGTATCTCTGCACCGCTTCCCTGTTTGGTTATTTGAGCCTGTGGATATTTTATATGCTCCGAAGACGACgttgtttatttgatttaaatgaaG tCGAGTGGGACCAGTTTACATTCACGGGTCAGCTTCTGATTGGaggtttcttatttcattacctGCCTCACTTCGTAACGGATCGCACCCTCTTTCTACACCATTACCTGCCGGCCTTCCTCTTTCAGGTGATCACCTGTGCTGCTCTCTTTGACCATTTCATTCTCATATCTGCCAG gTTTGTTCCTTACCTGAGCAGTTTTGTGAAATATCTTATCGTCCTCTTGGTACTTGTAGCTCTgggtgtttttctttatttctctgcaTTCTCCTATGGCAATATTCCCCTAACAGCTGCAGACATTCAACAGATGTCTTGGAAAGACAGTTGGGATTTTCTGGTGCGTGttaaattaagataa